One genomic segment of Naumovozyma castellii chromosome 7, complete genome includes these proteins:
- the TOM70 gene encoding protein channel TOM70 (ancestral locus Anc_2.152), giving the protein MSSNNSMRDFISRNKTAIIATVAAGTAAVGAYMYYAQLQQQHEKKPAKKTKKSKKSVTEEEKKKEEPPIYPIDANGEPVLGDVDLLNDKTKEEWAGALKEKGNALFKKKDFENAIKYYTFALSLKEDPVYYSNISACYSSLLNYEKVIEMATKALALRPDYSKVLVRRANAYEKLGNFGDAMFDLSVCSLNTDMSDASIEPILERNLNQQAMFVLNTKLGVTDKKSQLPSNTALTSFFGIFKPELSFANYDDTCEGDKELLNGLKNLYRCTAEGYETADLSFTKATEYFLKQLSETPDDETVKEKTAIALEHQGIFKFLKNNPLEAHEDIKKALELHPRINSYIYMALILADKGDTDNYFANYEKAMKLDDKNAALYYHRGQMYFITQQYEKAGEDFDKAKELDPENIFPYIQLACLSYRENKFDDCETLFSEARRKFPNSSEVPNFYAEILADKGDFDAALKEYERAIELEKKQDAVHVGIAPLVGKATLLVRTPTVENFVEATSLLEEAVKEDPRSEQAKISLGQLKLQQEDIDEAIELFESAATLARTFEEKLQATTFAEAAKIQKRIRADPKMSAKIQETIAALRASDFANL; this is encoded by the coding sequence ATGAGCTCTAACAATTCTATGAGGGACTTCATCTCCAGAAACAAGACCGCCATTATTGCCACTGTTGCTGCGGGAACTGCTGCTGTTGGTGCCTATATGTACTATGCCCAATTACAACAGCAACATGAGAAGAAACCAGCAAAGAAGACTAAGAAGAGTAAGAAGTCAGTCACTgaggaagagaagaaaaaggaagaaCCACCAATTTACCCCATTGATGCAAACGGAGAACCTGTTTTGGGTGATGTGGACCTATTAAACGACAAGACAAAAGAGGAATGGGCTGGAGcattgaaagagaaggGTAATGCtctttttaaaaaaaaggattttgaaaatgcaATCAAATATTACACTTTTGCTCTCTCTTTGAAAGAGGATCCTGTTTACTATTCTAACATTTCTGCCTGttattcttctttactTAACTATGAAAAAGTTATTGAAATGGCTACTAAAGCCTTAGCCTTGAGACCTGATTACTCGAAAGTTTTAGTGAGAAGAGCTAATGcttatgaaaaattaggGAATTTCGGTGATGCTATGTTCGATTTATCTGTCTGTTCATTGAATACCGATATGAGTGATGCATCAATTGAACCAATTCtagaaagaaatttgaacCAACAAGCAATGTTTGTATTAAACACGAAACTAGGTGTTACTGATAAGAAAAGTCAATTACCTTCAAATACTGCGTTAACCTCTTTCTTTGGTATTTTTAAACCAGAACTAAGTTTTGCCAATTATGATGACACTTGTGAAGgtgataaagaattattgaatgggttaaagaatttatatAGATGTACTGCGGAAGGTTATGAAACCGCTGATTTATCATTTACCAAAGCAACTGAATACTTCTTAAAGCAATTGAGTGAAACTCCGGATGACGAAACTGTTAAGGAAAAGACTGCAATTGCATTAGAACATCAAGGtatctttaaattcttgaaaaataatcCATTAGAAGCGCACGAAGATATCAAGAAAGCATTAGAATTACATCCAAGAATTAACTCCTATATTTATATGGCATTAATTCTTGCTGATAAAGGGGATACCGATAATTACTTCGCTAACTATGAAAAGGCTATGAAATTGGACGACAAGAACGCTGCACTATACTATCATCGTGGTCAAATGTATTTTATCACACAACAATACGAAAAGGCCGGagaagattttgataaGGCCAAGGAATTAGATCCTGAAAACATTTTCCCATATATTCAATTAGCATGTCTTTCTTATCGTGAAAATAAATTCGATGATTGTGAAACATTATTTAGTGAGGCAAGAAGAAAGTTCCCTAACTCTTCAGAAGTACCAAATTTTTATGCTGAAATCTTAGCTGACAAAGGTGATTTTGACGCCGCTTTGAAGGAATATGAAAGAGCGATCGAATTagagaagaaacaagatGCTGTTCATGTGGGTATTGCTCCATTAGTTGGTAAGGCGACCTTATTGGTAAGAACACCAACTGTAGAAAATTTTGTCGAAGCTACTTCCTTATTAGAAGAGGCAGTAAAGGAAGATCCAAGATCTGAACAAGCAAAGATCAGTCTTGGCCAGTTGAAGTTacaacaagaagatattgacGAAGCTATTGAGTTATTTGAAAGTGCAGCTACCTTGGCCAgaacttttgaagaaaagttGCAAGCAACTACGTTTGCAGAAGCCGCAAAGATTCAAAAAAGAATTAGAGCTGATCCAAAGATGAGTGCCAAAATCCAAGAAACTATTGCTGCCCTACGTGCTTCTGATTTTGCCAATTTATGA
- the NCS2 gene encoding Ncs2p (ancestral locus Anc_2.154) produces the protein MTDQSAQELCQRCKKDEVTVNSRKEKFCSKCFQKFITLKQRKQMMSSDYYRDIFKMLYKDKVRTAQEAEQQNLDSRILVPLSFGSSSLVLLDILNDTLTEQSHQHKGKTGFSVDVLTCYRHEEDLVQIKENINSLRERYQVNKGKINFHVLSLDSFFNSCGNELQQIVLHYQEFSSMGADVTNFDTIDQLLKKCPNRNSSGDLLYFITRHVVKKYTLQHGYKAILWGHSMTRLADEIISLVVKGRGAQVATSLDMHSFDSVYGNKFKNSYPLKDILLDEVDAYLYIAGLDQLVIGYDARDSLLINKVKQDNSHKNIRLVRNMTINELARKYFNDIEGDYSNIISTVLRTGDKLAEPEFNQGGEGKEESGKCSLCLGNLHSDASKWLRSIAVIQGYPIENEEEREFYEKWSQSAVGIENAEYMKLKDSIWENGTYVPLCYGCIITMNGIKNRNVKWPKFNNTELNDVLNEYVLSEEDEDEIIKAH, from the coding sequence ATGACTGATCAATCTGCTCAAGAACTGTGTCAAAGATGCAAAAAGGATGAAGTAACTGTGAACTCTAGGAAGGAGAAATTTTGCAGCAaatgttttcaaaagttcATCACGTTAAAACAAAGAAAGCAAATGATGTCTTCCGATTATTACAGAGATATATTCAAGATGTTATATAAAGATAAAGTCAGGACAGCGCAGGAGGCAGAGCAGcaaaatttggattctcGAATCCTGGTTCCGTTATCGTTTGGTTCTTCGTCATTGGTCCTATTAGATATATTGAATGACACTTTAACTGAGCAATCTCACCAACATAAGGGGAAGACTGGGTTTTCTGTAGATGTATTAACATGCTATAGACACGAGGAAGATCTTGTACAAATTAAGGAAAACATAAACTCATTAAGGGAAAGGTATCAAGTTAATAAgggaaaaattaatttccaTGTATTATCACTAGATTCGTTTTTCAACTCATGTGGTAATGAATTACAACAAATTGTTTTACATTACCAGgaattttcatcaatgggGGCGGATGTCACTAATTTCGATACCATTGatcaattattgaaaaaatgtCCTAATAGGAATAGTAGCGGTGATTTGCTATACTTCATTACCAGACATGTAGTAAAGAAATACACATTGCAGCATGGTTATAAGGCTATTCTTTGGGGTCATTCCATGACGAGGTTAgctgatgaaattatttcattggTGGTTAAGGGAAGAGGTGCTCAAGTGGCTACATCATTGGACATGCATTCATTTGATTCCGTTTATGGcaacaaatttaaaaattcttaTCCATTGAAGGATATCTTATTAGATGAAGTGGATGCTTATTTATACATTGCTGGTTTAGACCAATTGGTGATTGGATACGATGCAAGGGATTCATTGTTGATTAATAAGGTAAAGCAGGATAACAGTCATAAGAACATTAGATTAGTACGGAATATGACAATAAATGAATTGGCTAGAAAGTATTTCAATGACATTGAAGGtgattattcaaatattatttctacTGTTCTGAGAACTGGTGATAAATTGGCTGAACCTGAATTTAATCAAGGAGGggaaggaaaagaagaaagtggtAAATGTTCCCTATGTTTGGGTAATTTACATTCCGATGCCTCGAAATGGTTACGATCTATTGCTGTCATTCAAGGATATCcgattgaaaatgaagaggaGAGGGAATTTTATGAAAAATGGTCACAATCTGCTGTCGGGATAGAGAATGCAgaatatatgaaattgaaagattcGATATGGGAGAATGGTACTTATGTCCCATTGTGTTATGGTTGTATTATTACGATGAACGGTATAAAAAATAGAAATGTGAAATGGCctaaatttaataatacagAATTGAATGATGTCTTGAATGAATATGTTCTTTCcgaagaagatgaggaCGAGATAATAAAGGCACACTGA